TATGAAAAACTTAAAAAATTAAACACCGTTGTTGATAAAATCCGGGAGAAATACGGTTTTGATATTATATCCCGCGGTTTGACCTTGACCGGTGAAATTATAAAAAAAACTTCACCCCTTTCAAGTATGAAAAATTTTGACCCAAGAGTACACAGCTACTTTAAGATTTAACACCCCCCGTAGAGAGAATATTTAAGAAGATATTCTCTCTGCTATCACTTCTGCTTTATCAACCGCTGATATAAAACCTCTTTTAATACACTCACCAGCAAGGTTAAATTTATACCACTTTATATCTTTGATATCAGGTTTAATAATTATTATATCATTGTTATCGCAATTGCTGTAAAAATATTCTTTGGTAGTATCTAATTCAACAAGTTGCAGCGACCTGTAAGTGTATTTAAAAACGTCAGGAATAGTATTTCTTATTTTTCTGTAGATATTGCCATGCCTTTCTTTTCCAATATACCTACTTTTTTCAAAGAAATTTTTCATGCCATCAACGGATTTTTTTATATTTATAAATGAAGTTATACTATCAATTTCTGAACTTACATCAACCGCTATCACTATATCTGACCCTATTGCCTTTGCTACATTTACAGGCAAAAAATTAATTATAGAACCATCTGCAAGGATGTATTTATTACGTTTTACAGGCACAAAAATACCCGGTATAGATATACTTGCCCTAACAGCCTTTGCAACAGAGCCTTCTTTAATTACTATCTCCCGTCCTGTGATGATATCTGTTGCAGTAACAACAAGGGGAATTTTAAGGTCTTTAAAAGTTTTTCCATCTATCAATTCATCGAAATATCTTTCAAGTATTTTTCCTGATATAAGCCCCTTTCTCGGAAAATTGAAATCAAGTAGCTGTAAAAATTTCAAATGACTCATGTTCGAAGCTGTCTTTTCTATCTCTTCAATGGGCATTTCTGCCGCATAGCATGCACCGATGATACTTCCCATACTGGAGCCTACAATAAAATTCACCGGTATATTATATTTTTCGATTACCTTCAACACCCCTATATGTGCATATCCTCTCGCACCTCCGCCGCCAAGAGCAAGCCCGACTTTCTTCATATTTTTTATCCTTCCTTTGTTTTTACTCTATCCATAACTATATTCTTCATTTCATTAACTTTTTCAAGGGTATAAAACCATTCCTTGTCTTCACATGATTTATTTAATTGATATTTTGCATTATAAAACTACAAATATACATAATATGTCGTTATAAAGGCTGTTTCTTTACAATATCAGCACCTCTTGTAAGTGCCTGTTCATTTATTGAAATAAGGTGTTCCTTAGTAGACCCTAAAACCTTCCTTAATGCTTCAAGCAGGGATTCTCTTTTAATAAGATTCGTTCTATCAATGAGTGCACCAAGTATTACCATGTTTGCTACTTTTACATTTCCCAGTTCATTTGCTATGTCATTTGCCGGTATCTCATATACTTCAATGTCTGTTCTCTGAGGTTTTTCACCGGCTATTGAACTATTTATGAATAATTTGCCTCCCGGTATTAAATTATTTTCAAACTTTTCTAAAGAAGGCCTATTCATAGCAACAACAATTGTTGCTTCTGTTATGATTGGTGAACTGATAGGTTCATCAGAAATTGTAATATGGCAGTTGGCTGTTCCTCCACGCATTTCAGGACCATAAGAAGGAAGCCATAATACATTCTTGCCCTCCATCATACCGGCATATGCCAAAAGCTGCCCCATTGACATAACACCCTGTCCTCCAAATCCCGCAAATATCATCTTTTCTTCCATTTTATCATCTCCATAATTATCCACATGAATTTATTTTAAACCCTCAAGGGTATTTTTATATATTCCAAGAGGATAGAAAGGCTCCATATGCTCTTTTACCCATTTTAAAGCCTCAATGGGAGACAACCCCCAGTTTGTCGGACAGCTTGAAAGTACCTCGATAAGTGAAAAGCCTTTTTTCTTTATCTGTGCCGTAAAAGCATTTTTTATAGCTTCTTTAGCTTTTTTCACATGCATTACATCATATACAGCAACCCTTTCAATATATGCGCCTCCATCCAATGTGGAAAGCATCTCGCATATCCTTATTGGATAACCGTTTTTATCCGGTGTTCTACCATAAGGTGTTGTCAATGTCTCTTGACCTATTAATGAGGTTGGAGCCATCTGCCCACCTGTCATTCCATATATTGCATTATTTACAAAGATCACCGTAATATTTTCACCCCTTACCGCGGCATGAACTATCTCAGTCGTACCTATTGCCGCAAGGTCTCCATCTCCTTGATATGTAAAAACAATACTCTCAGGATGTACCCTTTTTATACCTGTTGCAACTGCCGGTGCCCTTCCGTGCGATGCCTCCTGCATATCACAGTTGAAATATTCATATGCAAATACTCCACAGCCAACAGGTGCAACACCTATTGCCATATCAAGCAGGTTTAGTTCTTCCAAAGCTTCTGCCGCAAGCCGGTGAATAATACCATGTGTACAGCCGGGGCAATAGTGAAAAGGTACATCTGTCAGCCCCTTTGTTCTTTTAAATACAATTGTCATTAAAGTACACCCCCTAAAATATTTTTAACCTCATTTAATATGGCTTCTACTTCAGGCACCATTCCGCCTGTCCTCCCATAAAAATACACCGGTTTCCTGCCATTAACCGACAGTCTCACATCCTCTACCATTTGTCCCATACTCATCTCAAGGACTAAATATGCCGATGTTTTATTTGCTGTTTTATTAAATGGCTCCTGTGGAAAAGGCCACAATGAAATTGGTCTTATAAGCCCTATCTTTATTTTATGTTTTTTAGCTTTTTCAATAACATCTTTTGCAATACGTGCTATTGTACCATATGCTACAAGTATTACATCTGCATTTTTACAATCTTTCATTTCATATCTTATTTCATTTTCCTGAGCTTCTTTATATTTTTTGAATATATCAAAATTATGTTTTTCAAGTAACTGCGGGTCAAGTTCCAATGAAGTAATAATATTCTTTTTGCCCCTTTTGCCTTTTCCTGTTGTTGCCCATGTTTTCTTAGGTAAAATCTCATCTGTTTTTTTAATACTTTCAAAATCAACAGGTTCCATCATTTGACCTATCATTCCATCTCCAAGGATCATAACAGGATTCCTATACTTATCAGCTATATTAAAAGCTTCCGCTGTAAGTTCTGCCATCTCCTGTATTGTTGACGGTGCCAAAACAATCAATTTATAATCGCCATGCCCGCCTCCCTTTGTAGCTTGAAAATAATCCGACTGTGATGGCTGTATACCTCCTAAGCCGGGACCTCCTCTCATAATGTTTGCTATTACACAGGGAATTTCTGCACCAGCTATATATGAAATGCCTTCCTGCATAAGGCTTATTCCGGGACTGCTGGAAGTTATAAGGACTCTCCCGCCTGCTCCCCCAGCACCATATACCATATTTATTGCAGATACTTCACTCTCAGCTTGCAAGAATACCCCGCCAACCTGCGGCATTCTTCTTGCCATATATGCTGTTATTTCATTTTGGGGTGTAATAGGATATCCGAAATAATACCTGCATCCCGCTTGTATAGCAGCTTCTGCCAATGCTTCATTGCCTTTCATTAATACCTTTGCCATCTTCAACCCCTCCTCACTTTTTGATTGTTATCACAATATCGGGACACATCATTGCACAAGACCCACAGCCGGTACATAAAACCATATTTTCAGACCTTATTGTAGCAGGATGGTATCCTTTTGAATTTAGCTTATTCAAATCCATTTCAATTATATGTACTGGACATGCTGCCCTGCACAGCTCACATCCTTTGCACAAATCTTCATTGAAAATTACCTCTTTCATGAAAAAACCCTCCTTTCAGATATTCCATGGTGTTTTCATATGCAATTCTATAGGTAATACCAAATAACTTAGATCAGGAACCTCTGATGCTAATTCCTTTTTTACTGCAGCCATCTTTATAGGTATACCAGTTTTTTGGCTTACTTCTTTGACAACTTTATGCCCTTTTAACACATCCTGAACTGTAGTTTCATTTAAAAGATGTGTATTATTGACAAGGTGCGTTATCTTCACCCTTGCCGCTGTCTCAACAAGATTTATATATTCTATAACAGAATCTGCGTCCTTTGTAAAAGGTCTATTTACATTTACAACAAATAATATATCTGCATTTTGATCTTTCACTATATTATGGTACTGTCCAAATGCCACAGCACCCGCATCATCACCTCCTACATCAATTACCGCATATTTTTCTTTATTCTTCAGTGCTCCATAAATATTCCTTGAAAGAGCTGGTACATCCGCATTCATATATTTCTCCTCTGTCCCCGTTACCTTTATCCCCCATGTTTCCATAAGCTCTTTTCTGACTTCCCTTGAACGAAAATACGGATTTACTATGTCAAGGTCAACAATCTCCACATTTTTGCCGTATTTCTTGATATATTTAGCATAATTTATTGCAATTTCAGTTTTACCTGTGCCATAATGCCCAAGTATAACAGTAAGCCTATTAAAATCCATTATTTGCCTCCTATGATCTTGCCTTCACCTATTTAATTATGGTATAGTTACATTTGCTTTATCAGGATTTATTTTTATTATTTTAAGATTTAAAGTTGTGGTAACATTAATATTTACATTTTGTTTGCCTGAACCAAAATTAGAAACATCTACGTATGCATTAAAACTATCCGGTCCTGCCGAATTAACAACACTTTCAACACCAGACACCGTAACAGTCACAGTTTGATTGCTAAGCTGAGGATTTCTATTTTGATTATCCTTAACCTGTATATTATTTATTACGATATCCTTCGTAATAACTTTTTGTATATCAATAAAAACTTTAGCCGTTGAATCATTTTTTACTAATTTTGCTCCCTCAGGAAGGTCATACGGTATATCTTGAGTTATCTTATGATTTAAACCTGTTATATCAATTTGTTTTGTATTAATACTCTTAATATTATCTAAAATACTATCAGAACCAGTAATATATACATACTCCGGCATCACATTTACTGAAGCTATGTCGTATCCATCCTGTACTTTACCAATAATTTTAGCATTGACCGGTACTTTTACTGTTTTATTAACTTTAATATTTATATTTACAAACTTGGGGTCTATATTAATTCCTTTTACTTCTTTATTATCCTTATCAAGTGCAATTACAGGAACTGATATATTCATATCTTTATTTTTATTAGATACATTTACCTGCGCAACAACATTTTTTACCAAATTGATTTTGCTTTTTGGTCCACTTATCGATACTTTTTCAGGTTTTGATACCGCCGGCATCATTGCATATCCTTCGGCAATATTTCCGCTTATTTCAATATTTACAGGCATTTCTATTTGTGCAATATAGTCCACATTAACCTTGATTTCAGACGGACTTATAGAAACAAGTGCTATATTATTCGGAAGCCCATTAATATCTATCGGTATAACATTTATGCCCTTAGAGGTAACCCTGCTTAAATCTGCCTGTGCTGTAATATCAGTCGATTTCAACTTTAATATGTCATTACGTCTTCCCCTGAGTCTTAATGTTACATAATAATTTTTTTCATCAACAATTGTAAGACCTTTTTTCTCCAGTGTATTTATATTTACAATTTTTACAGGAATATTTGTCATTTCATATGGAATTTCGGGATTCTCATCCCCCATTACATATAACCATAATAGAAAGGCAAGAATTACCGAGAAGATTTTAACAGTTATATCTTTAGTCAGCATGTTTATTCCCCCATTTCAACCAACTCGCCGCTTTGTTTTCTTTTGCTTTAAACATACTAATAAGTACTTCTCTAAGAGTTTTTATATCAAGATGTCTTGATATTCTGCCATTCTGTGCAAGTGATATAGTACCGGTTTCTTCTGATACTATTATTGCTAAGGCGTCAGATACCTCAGTAACACCAATAGCAGCTCTATGCCTTGTTCCAAGTTCGGTACTTAAATTCTGACTGTCGGTTAAAGGTAAAAAACATCCTGCCGCCATTATTCTATCGCCTCTTATAATAACTGCACCATCATGCAGTGGAGTATTAGGTATAAATGTGTTTATCAAAAGCTCACTTGATATCTTTGAATCCATAAATATTCCTGTTTCAATAAATTCATTAAGACCGGTTTTCCTTTCAATTACAATAAGTGCTCCAATTTTCGACCTTGAAAGAAATTGAACAGCATCACATACTTCTCCTAATACCTCCT
This is a stretch of genomic DNA from Aceticella autotrophica. It encodes these proteins:
- a CDS encoding 3-methyl-2-oxobutanoate dehydrogenase subunit VorB; translated protein: MAKVLMKGNEALAEAAIQAGCRYYFGYPITPQNEITAYMARRMPQVGGVFLQAESEVSAINMVYGAGGAGGRVLITSSSPGISLMQEGISYIAGAEIPCVIANIMRGGPGLGGIQPSQSDYFQATKGGGHGDYKLIVLAPSTIQEMAELTAEAFNIADKYRNPVMILGDGMIGQMMEPVDFESIKKTDEILPKKTWATTGKGKRGKKNIITSLELDPQLLEKHNFDIFKKYKEAQENEIRYEMKDCKNADVILVAYGTIARIAKDVIEKAKKHKIKIGLIRPISLWPFPQEPFNKTANKTSAYLVLEMSMGQMVEDVRLSVNGRKPVYFYGRTGGMVPEVEAILNEVKNILGGVL
- a CDS encoding patatin-like phospholipase family protein; translated protein: MKKVGLALGGGGARGYAHIGVLKVIEKYNIPVNFIVGSSMGSIIGACYAAEMPIEEIEKTASNMSHLKFLQLLDFNFPRKGLISGKILERYFDELIDGKTFKDLKIPLVVTATDIITGREIVIKEGSVAKAVRASISIPGIFVPVKRNKYILADGSIINFLPVNVAKAIGSDIVIAVDVSSEIDSITSFINIKKSVDGMKNFFEKSRYIGKERHGNIYRKIRNTIPDVFKYTYRSLQLVELDTTKEYFYSNCDNNDIIIIKPDIKDIKWYKFNLAGECIKRGFISAVDKAEVIAERISS
- the cdaA gene encoding diadenylate cyclase CdaA — encoded protein: MFNDLIDIIKTIRINDIVDIAIIAYVMYKFIIVIRKTRAEQLLKGLVVLIVVTKLSEWLQLRTVNYLLKNAMTVGVIALLIVFQPELRRALESLGRSEFFRKNFFIINDDMKDIKEVLGEVCDAVQFLSRSKIGALIVIERKTGLNEFIETGIFMDSKISSELLINTFIPNTPLHDGAVIIRGDRIMAAGCFLPLTDSQNLSTELGTRHRAAIGVTEVSDALAIIVSEETGTISLAQNGRISRHLDIKTLREVLISMFKAKENKAASWLKWGNKHAD
- a CDS encoding thiamine pyrophosphate-dependent enzyme, with the protein product MTIVFKRTKGLTDVPFHYCPGCTHGIIHRLAAEALEELNLLDMAIGVAPVGCGVFAYEYFNCDMQEASHGRAPAVATGIKRVHPESIVFTYQGDGDLAAIGTTEIVHAAVRGENITVIFVNNAIYGMTGGQMAPTSLIGQETLTTPYGRTPDKNGYPIRICEMLSTLDGGAYIERVAVYDVMHVKKAKEAIKNAFTAQIKKKGFSLIEVLSSCPTNWGLSPIEALKWVKEHMEPFYPLGIYKNTLEGLK
- a CDS encoding CdaR family protein, whose translation is MLTKDITVKIFSVILAFLLWLYVMGDENPEIPYEMTNIPVKIVNINTLEKKGLTIVDEKNYYVTLRLRGRRNDILKLKSTDITAQADLSRVTSKGINVIPIDINGLPNNIALVSISPSEIKVNVDYIAQIEMPVNIEISGNIAEGYAMMPAVSKPEKVSISGPKSKINLVKNVVAQVNVSNKNKDMNISVPVIALDKDNKEVKGINIDPKFVNINIKVNKTVKVPVNAKIIGKVQDGYDIASVNVMPEYVYITGSDSILDNIKSINTKQIDITGLNHKITQDIPYDLPEGAKLVKNDSTAKVFIDIQKVITKDIVINNIQVKDNQNRNPQLSNQTVTVTVSGVESVVNSAGPDSFNAYVDVSNFGSGKQNVNINVTTTLNLKIIKINPDKANVTIP
- a CDS encoding 4Fe-4S dicluster domain-containing protein, which encodes MKEVIFNEDLCKGCELCRAACPVHIIEMDLNKLNSKGYHPATIRSENMVLCTGCGSCAMMCPDIVITIKK
- a CDS encoding 2-oxoacid:acceptor oxidoreductase family protein, producing MEEKMIFAGFGGQGVMSMGQLLAYAGMMEGKNVLWLPSYGPEMRGGTANCHITISDEPISSPIITEATIVVAMNRPSLEKFENNLIPGGKLFINSSIAGEKPQRTDIEVYEIPANDIANELGNVKVANMVILGALIDRTNLIKRESLLEALRKVLGSTKEHLISINEQALTRGADIVKKQPL